A region from the Methylocystis iwaonis genome encodes:
- a CDS encoding lysine-2,3-aminomutase-like protein, which produces MALQHDPRPALPARTLASSADLASAGLIPARRAAALAEVESRYSVAVTPEIAGLIDPSDPADPIARQFLPDAREIVTLPQELTDPIGDTARSPVPGIVHRYPDRVLLKLLTVCPVYCRFCFRRETVGRGKGDLLGEAEVEVALDYIAANPQIFEVILTGGDPLMLSARRLTQVARRLAAIPHVAVLRVHTRAPTAAPDLVTPERLAALRESGKALYVALHVNHARELSVNACTAIARLRAAGATLLSQTVLLAGVNDDAAILEQLMHALLAQGVKPYYLHHPDLAPGTGHFRTSIAAGKVLHAELARRITGIGLPSYVLDIPGGFGKIPVSALEPDGAGGWRVLDRAGRLHLYRDDL; this is translated from the coding sequence ATGGCGTTACAACACGATCCGCGGCCGGCGCTGCCCGCAAGGACATTGGCGTCGAGCGCCGATCTCGCGTCCGCCGGGCTTATCCCCGCGAGGCGCGCCGCGGCGCTGGCCGAGGTCGAGTCCCGCTACAGCGTCGCTGTCACGCCTGAGATCGCGGGGCTGATCGATCCATCTGATCCCGCCGACCCGATCGCGCGGCAATTCCTGCCCGACGCGCGCGAAATCGTGACCCTGCCGCAGGAACTCACCGACCCCATCGGCGACACAGCGCGCAGTCCTGTGCCGGGAATCGTGCACCGCTACCCCGACCGCGTGCTGCTCAAGCTGCTCACGGTCTGCCCGGTCTATTGCCGCTTTTGCTTTCGCCGCGAGACCGTCGGGCGGGGCAAGGGCGATCTGCTCGGCGAGGCCGAGGTCGAGGTGGCGCTGGATTACATCGCCGCCAACCCGCAAATTTTCGAGGTCATTCTCACGGGCGGCGATCCGTTGATGCTCTCCGCCCGGCGCCTGACGCAAGTCGCGCGGCGGCTGGCGGCGATCCCGCATGTCGCCGTCTTGCGCGTTCACACCCGCGCGCCGACCGCCGCGCCCGATCTCGTGACGCCGGAGCGGCTCGCGGCGCTGCGGGAGAGCGGCAAGGCGCTCTATGTCGCTTTGCATGTCAATCATGCGCGGGAGCTCTCAGTGAACGCCTGCACGGCCATCGCGCGCTTGCGCGCGGCGGGCGCGACGCTCCTGTCGCAGACCGTGTTGCTCGCCGGCGTCAACGACGACGCCGCGATCCTCGAGCAGCTCATGCACGCGCTTCTCGCCCAGGGCGTGAAGCCCTATTACCTGCATCATCCCGACCTCGCGCCCGGAACGGGCCACTTCCGCACGAGCATTGCGGCCGGCAAGGTCCTTCACGCCGAGCTGGCGCGCCGCATCACCGGGATAGGCCTGCCTTCCTACGTGCTCGATATTCCTGGCGGCTTCGGGAAAATTCCCGTCTCGGCGTTGGAGCCGGACGGGGCGGGGGGCTGGCGCGTCCTCGATCGGGCGGGGCGCCTGCATCTCTATCGCGACGATCTCTAA
- a CDS encoding YcjX family protein produces MSDLWFETRVAAESLADFVSGARLRLGVTGLSRSGKTVFITSLVHHLTRALAAGRKAHLPVFRALAEGRIVSAHLDPQPDFNVPRFAYEEHLEALTSGEERHWPQSTRRISELRVAIEFKSNAWSLRHIGQETARLDIDIVDYPGEWLLDLPLLGKSYAQWSHETLEAASAAARAPIAAEWRGATVGVDPKGRYAEQSAQKLARLFTEYLRLAKTERFALSTLPPGRFLMPGDLEGSPALTFAPLPVEEGEELPYRSLGREMERRYEAYKTHVVKPFFRDHFARLDRQIVLVDALAALNSGPAAVRDLENALTDVLNAFRTGRSNLLSTIFRPKIDRILFAATKADHLHHTSHDRLEAILRHLTGRAIARAEGVGAEIDVIAMAAVRATREAVVRHEGEKLSAIVGTPIEGERIGDDVFDGVAEGAIFPGELPDDPKAVFRGDALALDEEEAEFRFLKFRPPVAKFAKDREPLPLPHIRLDRAMEFLVGDKLV; encoded by the coding sequence ATGTCCGATCTTTGGTTCGAGACCCGGGTCGCCGCCGAGAGCCTCGCCGATTTCGTCTCGGGCGCCCGTCTGCGGCTCGGGGTCACCGGCCTGTCACGCTCAGGCAAGACGGTTTTCATCACATCTCTCGTGCATCATCTCACCCGTGCGCTGGCGGCCGGGCGCAAGGCGCATCTGCCGGTTTTTCGCGCGCTGGCGGAAGGTCGCATCGTTTCCGCCCATCTCGATCCGCAGCCGGACTTCAACGTGCCGCGCTTCGCCTATGAGGAGCATCTCGAGGCGCTGACGAGCGGCGAGGAGCGTCATTGGCCGCAATCGACGCGCCGCATCTCCGAGCTGCGCGTCGCCATCGAATTCAAATCCAACGCCTGGTCGCTGCGCCATATCGGTCAGGAGACGGCGCGCCTCGACATCGACATTGTCGATTATCCGGGAGAATGGTTGCTCGATCTGCCCTTGCTCGGCAAATCCTATGCGCAATGGTCGCATGAGACGCTGGAGGCGGCGAGCGCGGCCGCGCGCGCCCCGATCGCCGCCGAATGGCGCGGCGCAACCGTCGGCGTCGATCCCAAGGGGCGCTACGCGGAGCAGTCCGCCCAGAAGCTGGCGCGGCTCTTTACCGAATATCTGCGTCTCGCCAAGACCGAGCGCTTCGCGCTCTCGACCCTGCCGCCCGGGCGCTTTCTGATGCCCGGCGATCTCGAAGGTTCGCCCGCGCTGACCTTCGCGCCGCTGCCGGTGGAGGAGGGGGAGGAGCTGCCGTATCGCAGCCTCGGGCGGGAGATGGAGCGCCGCTACGAAGCCTATAAGACCCATGTTGTGAAGCCGTTCTTTCGCGACCATTTCGCCCGCCTCGATCGGCAGATCGTCTTGGTCGACGCGCTGGCGGCGCTGAACTCCGGCCCGGCGGCGGTGCGCGATCTCGAAAACGCGCTCACCGACGTGCTGAACGCTTTCCGCACCGGCCGCTCCAATCTGCTCTCCACGATCTTCCGGCCGAAGATCGACCGCATCCTGTTTGCGGCGACAAAGGCCGACCATCTGCACCATACGAGCCACGACCGGCTGGAGGCGATCCTGCGCCATCTGACGGGCCGCGCCATTGCCCGCGCCGAAGGCGTCGGCGCGGAGATCGACGTGATCGCCATGGCCGCCGTGCGGGCGACGCGCGAAGCCGTCGTGCGCCATGAGGGCGAGAAGCTGTCGGCCATCGTCGGAACGCCGATCGAGGGCGAGCGCATCGGCGACGATGTTTTCGATGGCGTCGCGGAAGGCGCAATCTTTCCCGGCGAATTACCTGACGATCCGAAAGCGGTGTTTCGCGGAGATGCTTTGGCGCTCGACGAGGAGGAAGCCGAGTTTCGCTTCCTCAAATTTCGCCCGCCCGTTGCGAAGTTTGCAAAGGACCGAGAGCCTTTGCCGCTTCCGCATATCAGGCTCGATCGCGCGATGGAGTTTCTGGTCGGCGACAAGCTGGTTTGA
- a CDS encoding DUF3772 domain-containing protein: MRRLTLILVLCFSALALAMARADESATTIEHYNARLDRAHASLESAQKSMEDPALNDRALRQLRDRTEPLRQEFEDIIEALTPRLAAIDARLKELAPTETKAAESPAPAKAQPQIQPAQMQPAPPQAAPPPAVQTKAPAPPPAARSGAPNQQPKPDAVKSQPPPVVTAPEQPAASAEASVNAELDEQRKLHDATDATLKRARALLLETRQLTVAIVARQRALFAKTVFLRAKSLFSVDLWREAVRDAPGVFGAAEAFLRDRSANFVARTEGHRLPLIAFVLAILLALPPALLLARRVLRRNHDGVKVTPMRRAAAAGWTALVAAAAPIAAAAALGSVLEAYDLLDSTLEPLAERLFEGVARIAFVYGVARAVFAPGHPDWRVIDLGDRLARLFVRLFVLGAAVLSVTRILEQIEETVQASMPVVIVTLGTSVMIHAGLLLWGLVALAPREEETAAGAGKTRDWLVALRLSGALMLVVILGACVAGYVTFANFMILHASWIAAVAFVLYVVVVLAAGGVEHAFSAEGLLGRGMIEALGLKREQLAPVGVLLAGIVTLVAWGAAALLAIAPFGYSSNDILANLWSSFVSFKIGDVTISPSAALTAVALFLLVLAAAQGLRRWLDTRLLPLTRLDTGLRSSISATLGYAGVIAAVMTSLSSIGIGVEKLAIVAGALSVGIGFGLQSIVNNFVSGLILLWERAIRVGDWVVVGDEQGYVRRINVRSTEIETFDRATMVVPNSNLVTGVVKNWLRGDRVGRIKVALSPHPGVDPEQMRDIMIAAARAQEGVLRIPAPQVMFLGMETTAFKFELWCYVEDVEKSSRVRSDLHFDLYRRLSEAGIKIAAEPAPPPKTILQLPELDKLAAAAAASALAIEAGIVQLSSPDDSSVDQAPAEERESEKVEA, encoded by the coding sequence TTGCGCAGACTGACGCTTATTCTTGTGCTGTGTTTCAGCGCCCTCGCTTTGGCGATGGCGCGCGCCGATGAATCCGCGACGACCATCGAGCATTACAACGCCCGGCTCGACCGCGCTCACGCCAGTTTGGAGAGCGCGCAAAAGAGCATGGAAGATCCGGCGCTGAACGACCGGGCCCTGCGCCAGTTGCGCGACCGGACGGAGCCGCTGCGCCAGGAGTTCGAGGATATTATCGAGGCGCTCACGCCGCGTCTCGCCGCGATCGACGCGCGGCTCAAGGAGCTGGCGCCGACGGAAACCAAGGCGGCCGAGTCGCCGGCGCCAGCCAAGGCGCAGCCTCAAATTCAACCCGCCCAGATGCAGCCTGCGCCGCCGCAAGCCGCTCCGCCCCCGGCTGTGCAAACGAAGGCGCCGGCCCCGCCGCCCGCCGCGCGGTCTGGCGCGCCGAACCAACAGCCCAAGCCCGACGCGGTCAAATCGCAGCCGCCGCCCGTTGTGACCGCGCCGGAGCAGCCGGCCGCCTCGGCGGAAGCGAGCGTGAACGCCGAGCTCGACGAGCAGCGCAAGCTCCACGACGCCACGGACGCGACGCTGAAGCGCGCCCGCGCTTTGCTGCTCGAAACCCGTCAGCTCACGGTCGCCATCGTCGCGCGGCAGCGCGCGCTTTTCGCCAAGACGGTTTTCCTGCGCGCGAAGAGCCTCTTCTCTGTGGATCTGTGGCGGGAGGCCGTCAGGGACGCGCCCGGCGTCTTCGGCGCTGCGGAAGCCTTTCTGCGCGACCGTTCCGCCAATTTCGTCGCCCGGACGGAAGGGCATCGCCTGCCGCTCATCGCCTTCGTTCTGGCGATCCTGCTCGCCTTGCCGCCCGCCCTCCTGCTCGCGCGCCGGGTGTTGAGGCGCAATCACGACGGCGTGAAAGTGACGCCGATGCGGCGCGCCGCGGCGGCCGGCTGGACAGCCCTCGTCGCCGCCGCCGCGCCGATCGCCGCCGCGGCGGCTTTGGGTTCGGTCCTCGAAGCCTATGATCTGCTCGACTCGACTCTCGAGCCCCTGGCCGAGCGGCTCTTTGAGGGGGTCGCGCGCATCGCCTTCGTCTATGGCGTCGCCCGCGCCGTTTTCGCGCCAGGGCATCCCGATTGGCGCGTGATCGATCTCGGCGACCGCCTCGCCAGATTGTTCGTTCGTCTCTTCGTCTTGGGGGCGGCCGTCCTTTCCGTTACGCGGATCCTCGAGCAGATCGAGGAGACCGTGCAGGCGAGCATGCCGGTTGTCATCGTGACGCTTGGGACGAGCGTCATGATCCACGCGGGCCTGCTGCTCTGGGGGCTCGTCGCGCTCGCGCCGCGAGAAGAGGAAACCGCAGCGGGCGCTGGAAAGACGCGCGACTGGCTCGTCGCCTTGCGTCTGTCGGGCGCCTTGATGCTCGTTGTCATCCTCGGCGCCTGCGTCGCCGGCTATGTGACCTTCGCCAATTTCATGATCCTTCACGCCAGTTGGATCGCGGCGGTCGCCTTCGTTCTCTATGTCGTCGTCGTCCTGGCGGCCGGCGGGGTGGAGCATGCTTTCTCCGCCGAGGGGCTGCTCGGCCGCGGCATGATCGAGGCGTTGGGCCTTAAGCGGGAGCAGCTCGCGCCGGTCGGCGTGCTGCTCGCCGGCATTGTGACGCTCGTCGCCTGGGGCGCCGCCGCGCTGCTCGCCATCGCGCCTTTCGGCTATTCGTCGAACGACATTCTCGCCAATCTCTGGAGCTCCTTCGTCTCCTTCAAGATCGGCGACGTCACCATCTCGCCTTCGGCGGCGCTGACGGCGGTCGCGCTGTTCCTGCTGGTGCTGGCGGCGGCGCAGGGGCTGCGGCGCTGGCTCGACACCCGCCTTCTGCCGCTGACCCGCCTCGACACCGGCCTGCGCAGTTCGATCAGCGCCACGCTCGGCTATGCCGGCGTCATCGCGGCGGTCATGACGTCCCTGTCGAGCATCGGCATCGGCGTCGAGAAGCTCGCCATCGTCGCGGGCGCGCTGTCGGTCGGTATCGGCTTCGGCCTGCAGTCCATCGTCAACAATTTCGTCTCGGGGCTGATCCTGCTTTGGGAACGCGCCATCCGCGTCGGCGACTGGGTCGTGGTCGGCGACGAGCAGGGCTATGTGCGTCGCATCAATGTGCGCTCGACCGAGATCGAGACCTTCGACCGCGCGACGATGGTCGTGCCGAACTCCAATCTCGTCACCGGCGTCGTGAAGAACTGGCTGCGCGGCGATCGGGTGGGGCGCATCAAGGTGGCGCTTTCTCCGCATCCGGGCGTCGATCCGGAGCAGATGCGCGACATCATGATCGCCGCCGCCCGCGCGCAGGAGGGCGTGCTGCGCATCCCCGCGCCGCAGGTGATGTTCCTCGGCATGGAGACGACCGCGTTCAAATTCGAGCTTTGGTGCTATGTCGAGGACGTCGAGAAATCCTCGCGCGTGCGCAGCGATCTGCATTTCGACCTCTATCGTCGGCTCAGCGAGGCGGGCATAAAGATCGCAGCCGAGCCGGCGCCGCCGCCCAAGACGATCCTGCAGCTTCCCGAGCTGGATAAACTCGCCGCCGCCGCCGCGGCGAGCGCGCTCGCCATCGAGGCGGGGATCGTGCAGCTTTCGTCTCCGGACGATTCCTCGGTGGACCAGGCGCCGGCGGAGGAGCGGGAGAGCGAGAAGGTCGAGGCTTAA
- a CDS encoding 2Fe-2S iron-sulfur cluster-binding protein, with product MPNVTFQSPLLHKNVTVYAIAGDTSTILSVADANKIAIPHDCRDGECGSCLIEVVTLSGKTMGSLLTEKEKAQLKSLGKITAEEIRLAEVEDVAPKYRLACQYIVRDQDILVKFSGEPGGA from the coding sequence ATGCCCAATGTCACTTTCCAGTCGCCCTTGTTGCATAAGAATGTCACGGTTTATGCGATCGCGGGCGATACGTCGACGATCCTCTCCGTCGCCGATGCGAACAAGATTGCGATCCCGCATGATTGTCGCGACGGCGAATGCGGCTCCTGCTTGATCGAGGTCGTCACGCTGTCGGGAAAGACCATGGGCTCGCTTCTGACCGAGAAGGAAAAGGCCCAGCTCAAATCGCTCGGCAAAATCACCGCCGAGGAAATCCGCTTGGCCGAAGTGGAAGATGTGGCGCCAAAATATCGCCTTGCGTGTCAGTATATTGTCCGTGACCAAGATATTCTGGTGAAGTTCAGCGGCGAGCCGGGCGGCGCCTGA
- the gltX gene encoding glutamate--tRNA ligase, with amino-acid sequence MSEVVTRFAPSPTGFLHIGGARTALFNWLYARRHGGRMLLRIEDTDRERSTEAAIEAILDGMKWLGLDWDGDAIYQFSRAPRHAEVAHELLAKGLAYRCYATPQELEEMREKARAEKRPPRYDGRWRDRDPAEAPAGAPFVLRIKAPEAGETVIEDAVQGRVVFPNKDLDDFILLRSDGTPTYMLAVVVDDHDMGVTQIIRGDDHLTNAARQKHIYEAMGWETPAFAHIPLIHGPDGAKLSKRHGALGVDAYRAMGYVPAALRNYLVRLGWSQGDKEFFTQEEMIEAFDLSQVHRSPARFDFVKLENMNGHYLRDTPDDELFQILVDTLPYLQGGEAVLAALDDHKRAQLRAALPGLKARAKTLNELVDGAGFLFVQRPLPMDEKAQKLLSPEAKARLAALGPKLAALTEWSAAATEGVVRDLSVELGVKLGDLAQPLRAALTGRATSPGIFDVLEILGRDESLARIADQNA; translated from the coding sequence ATGTCCGAGGTCGTTACCCGCTTCGCCCCGTCGCCCACCGGCTTCCTGCATATCGGCGGGGCGCGCACGGCTTTGTTCAATTGGCTCTACGCGAGGCGCCATGGCGGGCGGATGCTGCTGCGCATCGAGGACACCGACCGCGAGCGCTCCACCGAGGCGGCGATCGAGGCCATTCTCGACGGCATGAAATGGCTCGGCCTCGATTGGGACGGCGACGCCATCTACCAGTTCTCGCGCGCCCCGCGCCACGCCGAGGTGGCGCATGAGCTGCTGGCGAAAGGCCTGGCCTATCGCTGCTATGCGACGCCGCAGGAGCTCGAGGAAATGCGCGAGAAGGCGCGCGCCGAAAAGCGCCCGCCGCGCTACGACGGCCGCTGGCGGGATCGCGATCCGGCCGAGGCGCCCGCCGGCGCGCCCTTCGTCTTGCGCATCAAGGCGCCCGAGGCGGGCGAGACGGTGATCGAGGACGCTGTGCAGGGCAGGGTGGTCTTCCCCAACAAGGACCTCGACGATTTCATCCTGCTGCGCTCCGACGGCACGCCGACCTATATGCTCGCCGTCGTCGTCGACGACCACGACATGGGCGTGACGCAAATCATTCGCGGCGACGACCATCTCACCAACGCCGCGCGGCAGAAACACATTTATGAGGCGATGGGCTGGGAAACGCCGGCTTTCGCCCATATTCCGCTCATTCACGGGCCGGACGGCGCCAAGCTCTCCAAGCGCCATGGCGCGCTCGGCGTCGACGCCTATCGCGCCATGGGCTATGTGCCGGCGGCGCTGCGCAATTATCTCGTGCGCCTGGGCTGGAGTCAGGGCGACAAGGAGTTCTTCACGCAAGAGGAGATGATCGAGGCGTTCGATCTCTCCCAGGTGCATCGCTCGCCGGCGCGCTTCGATTTCGTGAAACTCGAAAATATGAACGGGCATTATCTGCGCGATACGCCCGACGACGAGCTGTTCCAGATTTTGGTCGACACCCTGCCTTATCTCCAGGGCGGCGAGGCGGTGCTGGCGGCCCTCGACGATCATAAGCGCGCCCAGTTGCGCGCGGCGCTCCCCGGCCTGAAGGCGCGCGCCAAGACGCTCAACGAGCTTGTCGACGGCGCCGGCTTCCTTTTCGTCCAGCGTCCGCTGCCGATGGACGAGAAGGCGCAAAAGCTCCTCTCGCCGGAGGCGAAGGCGCGCCTCGCCGCGCTCGGACCAAAGCTTGCGGCGCTGACCGAATGGAGCGCCGCAGCGACGGAAGGCGTCGTGCGCGATCTTTCGGTCGAGCTCGGCGTGAAGCTCGGAGACCTCGCGCAGCCCTTGCGCGCCGCGCTCACCGGCCGCGCGACCTCGCCCGGCATATTCGACGTGCTCGAAATTCTCGGGCGCGACGAGAGCCTCGCGCGCATCGCCGACCAAAACGCGTGA
- a CDS encoding citrate synthase has product MADNKASFSVGGKTIDLPVMEGTMGPSVMDIRSLYAETEMFTFDPGFTSTASCESKITFIDGDEGVLLYRGYPIEQLAEHGDFLETCYLLLYGELPTGAQKADFDYRITRHTMVHEQMARFFQGFRRDAHPMAVMVASVGALSAFYHDSTNIADPVERMVASTRMIAKIPTLAAMAYKYSIGQPFVYPKNDLDYTSNFLRMCFAVPCEEYKVNPVLSRALDRIFILHADHEQNASTSTVRLSGSSGANPFACIAAGIASLWGPAHGGANEAVLKMLSEIGTPDRIPQFIARAKDKNDPFRLMGFGHRVYKNYDPRAKIMQRTTREVLNELGVKDVLLDVALELERIALSDDYFIEKKLYPNIDFYSGITLKAMNFPVAMFTVLFAVARTVGWIAQWKEMIEDSGSKIGRPRQLYTGEKRRDYVPMSKR; this is encoded by the coding sequence ATGGCCGACAACAAGGCTTCTTTCTCAGTGGGCGGCAAAACCATCGACCTTCCCGTCATGGAAGGCACGATGGGACCGTCCGTTATGGACATCCGTAGTCTCTACGCCGAGACCGAGATGTTCACCTTTGATCCCGGCTTCACCTCCACCGCCTCTTGCGAGTCGAAGATTACCTTCATCGACGGCGACGAGGGCGTGCTGCTCTATCGCGGCTATCCGATCGAGCAGCTTGCCGAGCACGGCGACTTTCTCGAGACTTGCTATCTGCTGCTCTATGGCGAATTGCCGACGGGCGCGCAAAAGGCCGATTTCGACTATCGCATCACGCGCCACACCATGGTGCATGAGCAGATGGCGCGCTTCTTCCAGGGCTTCCGCCGCGACGCGCATCCGATGGCGGTGATGGTGGCCTCGGTCGGCGCGCTCTCGGCCTTCTATCACGACTCGACCAATATCGCCGACCCGGTCGAGCGCATGGTCGCCTCGACGCGCATGATCGCCAAGATCCCCACGCTGGCGGCGATGGCCTATAAATATTCGATCGGCCAGCCCTTCGTTTATCCCAAGAACGACCTCGACTATACTTCGAACTTCCTGCGCATGTGCTTCGCCGTGCCGTGCGAGGAATATAAGGTCAATCCGGTTCTCTCCCGCGCGCTCGACCGCATCTTCATCCTGCACGCCGACCACGAGCAGAACGCCTCGACCTCGACCGTGCGTCTCTCCGGCTCCTCGGGTGCCAATCCCTTCGCCTGCATCGCGGCGGGCATCGCCTCGCTGTGGGGCCCGGCGCATGGCGGCGCCAATGAGGCCGTGCTGAAGATGCTCTCGGAGATCGGCACGCCTGATCGCATTCCGCAGTTCATCGCCCGCGCCAAGGACAAGAACGATCCCTTCCGCCTGATGGGCTTCGGCCACCGCGTCTATAAGAACTACGATCCGCGCGCAAAGATCATGCAGCGCACGACGCGCGAAGTGTTGAACGAGCTGGGCGTGAAAGACGTGCTCCTCGACGTCGCGCTGGAGCTCGAACGCATCGCGCTCTCCGACGACTATTTCATCGAGAAGAAGCTCTATCCGAACATCGACTTCTATTCGGGCATCACGCTGAAGGCGATGAACTTCCCCGTCGCCATGTTCACCGTGCTCTTCGCCGTGGCGCGCACGGTCGGCTGGATCGCCCAGTGGAAGGAGATGATCGAGGATTCCGGCTCCAAGATCGGCCGGCCGCGCCAGCTCTACACGGGCGAAAAGCGGCGCGACTATGTGCCGATGTCGAAGCGGTAG
- a CDS encoding outer membrane protein: MAKPLISATALSFAVATSGFAADLPSAKAPPLSPPPPPALWTGFYAGLNAGGGWGATNNATTVSAPLLDAVAFAANNLDPKNQLPGTGLINGSTALANSGVANVNQSGFIGGGQIGYNYQWGQNIVAGLEADIQGSTIRGSGSYTGASQDHIAWRDPIGIPPIVVVGGVPLTNAGPCWAGCNLTRSALGFGQVTAGVDWMGTVRGRLGYLVTPTMLIYGTGGLAFGGVHGSSTHGGVTQAVLTGLNASALPVPFNYSQFNGTYTIPNIPGAASYSNTRVGWTAGGGVEWMFMPNWSLKVEALYYNLGSAALYSTPVSLVSPFTINLGGVNVSAGQLLTANAPVTRIKYDGIIARAGVNYHFNWFAPPAPVLAKY; this comes from the coding sequence ATGGCAAAACCACTGATTTCGGCGACCGCCCTCAGCTTCGCAGTCGCCACTTCAGGCTTCGCCGCCGACCTCCCCAGCGCAAAGGCTCCGCCCTTATCCCCGCCGCCACCCCCTGCTCTTTGGACGGGGTTCTATGCTGGCTTGAACGCTGGCGGAGGCTGGGGCGCCACGAATAATGCGACCACTGTTAGCGCACCGCTGCTTGATGCTGTGGCTTTCGCCGCCAACAATCTTGACCCCAAGAACCAGCTTCCAGGGACCGGCCTCATTAATGGGAGCACCGCGCTAGCGAATAGCGGCGTCGCCAACGTGAATCAGAGCGGCTTCATCGGCGGCGGCCAAATCGGTTACAACTACCAGTGGGGCCAGAACATTGTCGCCGGCCTTGAAGCCGACATCCAAGGATCCACCATCCGAGGGAGCGGGTCATACACCGGCGCGTCGCAGGACCACATAGCTTGGCGAGACCCGATTGGTATCCCTCCCATTGTTGTTGTCGGCGGGGTCCCTCTTACGAACGCTGGGCCCTGCTGGGCTGGCTGCAACCTTACCCGCAGCGCTCTGGGCTTCGGACAAGTCACCGCTGGCGTGGACTGGATGGGCACCGTTCGTGGTCGTCTTGGTTATCTCGTCACGCCCACCATGCTGATTTATGGTACGGGCGGTCTCGCCTTTGGCGGCGTTCATGGGTCGTCGACTCACGGCGGTGTAACGCAGGCCGTCCTGACAGGGCTGAATGCCTCTGCTCTTCCAGTGCCATTTAATTATTCGCAATTTAATGGCACATATACTATTCCAAACATACCGGGAGCAGCCAGTTACTCCAATACACGGGTCGGATGGACAGCCGGCGGCGGCGTGGAATGGATGTTCATGCCCAATTGGAGTCTGAAAGTTGAGGCGCTTTATTACAATCTTGGGAGCGCGGCACTCTACTCTACCCCAGTGAGCCTCGTGTCACCATTTACGATCAACCTTGGCGGCGTCAATGTTTCAGCCGGCCAATTACTGACTGCTAACGCGCCTGTGACTCGCATCAAATACGATGGCATCATCGCCCGCGCGGGCGTGAACTATCACTTCAATTGGTTCGCTCCGCCGGCTCCGGTTCTCGCCAAGTATTGA
- a CDS encoding leucine-rich repeat-containing protein kinase family protein, whose translation MSEFQKSDLQSLRRGDLAGIRELRLPGLTEFPREIFGLADTLEVLDLSGGRLTELPNDMSRLHRLRVLFCSGNNFERLPSALGDCRSLSQIGFRASGLREVPEEALPPKLRWLILTENRIEQLPEALGERPHLQKLMLAGNRLRNLPSSLADASSLELVRLSSNRFDALPPWLVQLPSLAWISWNGNPLQRDLPPAVAAPVFWADLDIGARLGRGASGEVHHGLWRAEKAGEPISVAVKLFLGAMTSDGSPLSEITTCLAAGEHPNLTAALGRLVDHPEGRDGLLMPLLPAHWRPLAAPPNLTTCSRDVYSSELRLTPTAALQLARGVASATAHLHARGLLHGDLYAHNVLWDGQDGDAALSDFGAACVLPVGEEGSLWQRTEVRAWGLLLGELLERCTAASAELLKLQELVHACVQPHTASRPSMADVAEFLSDM comes from the coding sequence GTGTCAGAATTTCAAAAGTCGGACCTGCAAAGTCTTCGTCGCGGCGATCTCGCCGGCATACGCGAGCTTCGTTTGCCGGGGCTGACCGAATTCCCGCGGGAGATCTTTGGCTTGGCTGATACGCTCGAGGTCTTGGACCTCAGCGGTGGCCGGCTTACTGAACTCCCCAATGACATGAGCCGCCTTCATCGGCTGCGCGTATTATTTTGCTCAGGCAATAACTTCGAGCGACTTCCCTCGGCGCTTGGGGATTGCCGCTCCTTGAGCCAGATCGGGTTCCGGGCGTCCGGGCTACGAGAAGTTCCCGAAGAAGCTCTGCCGCCAAAATTGCGCTGGCTGATCCTCACTGAAAACCGCATTGAGCAGCTCCCCGAAGCTCTTGGCGAGCGACCGCATTTACAGAAGTTGATGCTGGCGGGGAATCGGCTCCGCAATCTTCCGAGCAGTCTGGCCGACGCGTCGTCTCTGGAGCTTGTGCGGCTGAGCTCCAACCGCTTTGATGCGCTTCCACCGTGGCTTGTGCAGCTTCCCAGCCTCGCCTGGATTTCCTGGAACGGAAATCCTCTGCAGCGCGATTTGCCGCCCGCAGTCGCTGCGCCCGTTTTTTGGGCGGATCTCGACATCGGAGCGCGTCTAGGCCGAGGCGCCTCCGGAGAAGTGCATCACGGGCTTTGGCGAGCAGAGAAAGCCGGTGAGCCGATCTCTGTGGCGGTGAAACTTTTCCTGGGCGCCATGACGAGCGACGGTTCCCCTCTAAGTGAAATAACGACGTGCCTGGCTGCGGGGGAACATCCTAACCTTACGGCGGCTTTGGGTCGTTTGGTGGATCACCCCGAGGGGAGAGATGGGCTATTGATGCCGCTGCTACCGGCTCATTGGCGCCCGCTCGCGGCCCCTCCAAACCTCACGACCTGTAGCCGTGACGTGTATTCCTCCGAATTGCGTCTAACACCGACGGCTGCCCTTCAGCTAGCGCGTGGCGTCGCGTCGGCCACTGCTCATCTGCATGCGAGGGGGTTACTGCATGGCGATCTTTACGCTCATAATGTTCTTTGGGACGGGCAAGACGGCGACGCGGCGCTTAGCGATTTCGGCGCGGCGTGTGTGCTTCCGGTCGGTGAAGAAGGGAGTCTTTGGCAACGAACCGAAGTCCGTGCCTGGGGTCTGCTTCTTGGCGAATTGCTAGAGCGGTGTACTGCTGCTTCTGCAGAGCTGCTTAAACTGCAAGAGCTGGTCCACGCTTGCGTGCAACCACACACAGCGAGCCGCCCATCAATGGCGGATGTTGCTGAGTTCCTGAGCGACATGTGA